Proteins encoded together in one Poecile atricapillus isolate bPoeAtr1 chromosome 15, bPoeAtr1.hap1, whole genome shotgun sequence window:
- the TCFL5 gene encoding transcription factor-like 5 protein, producing the protein MSGSAPEEPQTVPQSPASVPDPAPVAVGPGGSSDSSFGEQNLGFATPEASLVEMMDIEYTQLQHILCSHTEAQSSEGEVEARLSAFSSPGPSADPPLQQPSPSTSQDGGSSSSSGNQSVCPVTCQSGLPCDSYWPSSNPHLGYADLQELRMMLLSESNLPVNQREKAPNSSSSVEVSGCSAAKAKQGENFLGENKENVFVENSALAPEVRSKPAVRARLEDRFNSSPTENPRCQEPQESGVTLNNLVTLIRQPSEVVGVPLHQQGNRCAALGKNKAAPATHSLPFTYPFFTMNACSAAGSANPSQAQTCGTSCTILEAAKHQDLGIPKTFPFLYQEVESTKQTVGAINKALPEEVWIKVGDTLCKQAINRSCSRINLLDPNMDRKPLGEIRNARDNNQSTAAAQGPWQSAQPSSSVQVQSGSQDGSAQRRERHNRLERDRRRRIRVCCDELNLLVPFCTIDTDKATTLQWTTAFLKYIQERHGDSLKQEFETVFCGKTGRRLKIGRPDSCVMCPAQENRTAMETK; encoded by the exons ATGTCGGGATCAGCCCCCGAGGAGCCTCAGACCGTTCCTCAGAGCCCAGCTAGTGTTCCTGACCCAGCTCCCGTTGCTGTCGGACCTGGAGGCTCAAGTGACAGTTCCTTTGGTGAGCAAAACCTTGGCTTTGCCACCCCCGAGGCCAGTCTGGTGGAGATGATGGACATTGAGTacacccagctgcagcacataCTTTGCTCACACACGGAGGCGCAGAGTAGTGAAGGTGAAGTGGAAGCCAGGCTCAGCGCTTTCTCCTCGCCTGGCCCCTCTGCAGATCcccctctgcagcagccctCCCCCAGCACCAGTCAGGACGGGGGCtcatccagcagctctgggaaccAGTCGGTCTGCCCAGTTACCTGTCAGTCAGGGTTGCCTTGTGACAGCTACTGGCCGAGTTCTAACCCACACCTGGGCTATGCTGACTTGCAGGAGCTCAGGATGATGTTACTTAGCGAGTCCAACCTCCCTGTGAACCAAAGAGAGAAAGCGCCCAACAGTAGTAGCTCTGTAGAAGTCTCGGGATGCAGTGCAGCAAAAGCTAAACAGGGTGAAAATTTCTTGGGGGAGAATAAGGAAAACGTATTTGTTGAAAATTCGGCACTGGCACCAGAGGTTAGATCTAAACCTGCAGTCAGAGCTCGGTTGGAAGACAGATTCAACAGCAGCCCGACAGAAAACCCCAGATGTCAAGAACCCCAAGAATCTGGAGTAACTCTTAACAA TTTAGTGACTTTGATCCGCCAGCCCTCAGAAGTGGTGGGTGTTCCTCTTCACCAGCAAGGGAACAGGTGTGCTGCACTAGGGAAAAATAAGGCTGCACCTGCCACACATTCCTTACCATTCACATACCCGTTCTTTACAATGAATGcatgttctgctgctggaagtgcTAATCCTTCCCAAGCACAG aCCTGTGGAACATCTTGCACTATTTTGGAAGCTGCCAAACATCAAGATCTTGGGATACCCAAGACATTCCCTTTTCTCTATCAGGAAGTTGAATCCACAAAACAGACAGTAGGTGCTATAAATAAAGCTTTGCCTGAGGAAGTTTGGATTAAAGTTGGAG ACACCTTATGCAAGCAAGCCATAAACAGAAGTTGCAGTCGAATAAATCTGTTGGATCCAAACATGGACCGCAAACCTCTCGGTGAGATTCGGAACGCCCGGGACAACAACCAGAgcactgcagctgcccagggcccCTGGCAgtcagcacagcccagctccagtgTGCAGGTACAAAGTGGTTCCCAAGATGGAAGCgcccagagaagggaaaggcACAACCGCCTGGAGAGAGACAGGAG GCGCAGGATCCGGGTTTGTTGTGATGAGCTCAATCTCCTCGTTCCCTTCTGCACGATTGACACTGACAAGGCAACAACTTTGCAGTGGACAACTGCATTCCTCAAGTACATTCAGGAAAGGCACGGGGACTCCCTGAAGCAG gaatttgagACTGTGTTCTGTGGTAAAACCGGCAGGAGACTAAAAATTGGAAGACCAGACTCATGTGTAATGTGTCCAGCACAGGAAAACCGCACAGCTATGGAGACCAAATAG